The Hemibagrus wyckioides isolate EC202008001 linkage group LG13, SWU_Hwy_1.0, whole genome shotgun sequence DNA window ACATAAACGTCCACAATGTGATTATGGCTTGTATtttaatggcttttttttttacataatctTACATCATTGTTCTTACTCTCAGGTTTGTAGAAACCCTGGTGAATATCAGAAATAGACATAATGATGTTGTTCCTACAATGGCTCAAGGTGTGATTGAGTACAAAGAAGCTTTCGGCCAAGATCCGCTCACTAATCAGAACATCCAGTACTTCTTAGACCGATTCTACACAAGCCGAATCTCCATTCGTATGCTTATCAACCAGCACAGTAAGTAACAGACCTTACTTGCAGAGTATACCTCACTCAGGGTGTTTTCACATATGGTTCTTTTTCAGTGAGCCGTAATCACTCCTGTTAAAGTGGACTCAGAAGGGAACTATCTGCAAATGGGGTCGGTGCTTTTGATGCTCACAACACAAGTGGACTCACTTTTTTCAGCATCGATGAGATCTCAGCTCTTTTACCATATATTTGCGATGCTGAATAGCATCATTCTAAATGGTTGCTTTACAGGATGCTGTTATTTGGCTGTAATGCTATGATTTGGCTAAAAAATAGAGCAGCCAAAACAGATCTGAGTGAAATACCAGTAACATTCTTAACACTGAACCATCAAAATCAGCTCAATGCTTCATTCCTTAGATCTACTGGATGTAGAACTGGCTGATGTGAGTGGTTGTGGTAGACAAAGTACATGCATATGCtacatatattacacacatactgcatactaataatataatagatGCCTAACAACTTAATCTCTATAGCATAACTACTAGTGTTTCAGTGGCTCTATTAGCTTGTCTGTCATATTGCTAACTAACTCTGCTGACTGTCTTGTGGGACCAAATGACCCTGCGGAAAGCCagagttgtttttcttttagatGACTGAAAAGTGGAGCTGTTTATGTAGAGCAACTCTGAAGTATCTGGAGTGAATCAAGACCACTTTGTTTTTGCAATGCACCTCCTCTGAATAAGTCTGAGTTTGATTTACTTGTGGGGCATTTTAGAGGGGACTGAATTCATTTGTTGTGTTTACACATgcttaaaaatgcatttcaattTTGAGAACAATTGGAACATTAAAACAGACCAAGTGTGAAAACACCCTCTGTATCTACGCTGCTGTTGTAGTCTGATGCCAGTTTAATCAGGGTAATATTATGCACTGCCTCGAACTGACATGCTCCTAATTTTTACTTGCGGAGTTGTTTCAGTTATCCAAATGATTGTTTTTAATGTGGCAAAATGGTTTACAAAGTGACTGATGTACCCAGAGCTCAAGCTACATTTAGCTCCCTTGATTATAAATTATCTTAACAAAGCAACAAGTGTATTTGCTTATCCTCCAGCTATGAAActaagaatattattattaatgtagaaTGCTGTGGAGATGTGCAGTGTACAAGTGttaatttttacttttacataaGAAATTGTAATTGAAATCTAATGTTCTCCAATAATCTGTTTGTAGCCCTAATTTTTGATGGTGCCACAAATCCTGTTCATCCCAACACCATTGGATGTATTGATCCACTCTGTCAAGTAGCGGACGTGGTCAAAGGTGACATATACACGTTTTTGACATGATGTACTAGTTAATAGATTTTTATATTAGAGATAATTtgacattcttttttttcccccgcatGCAGATGCCTATGAGAGTGCCAAGATGCTCTGTGACCAGTACTACCTCAGCTCTCCAGACCTGGTGCTGCGGGAACACAACAGTGAGTGAGGGATTACATTGTGCTTATTCCCAGCATCTGACCATTATATAATTGTTTTCTACAGGTTGCATAACAGGCCAATAAATTCCAGCATGTTTGTTCACTCAGCCATTTCTGCTAATTAGGACTTGTGTACTTATTGGATAGTTTCATAGATTCATAGAGAATTGCTCAACTGTCTCAAACGTGTGCAGTGTTCAAGGCGATATTGTGAGTGAACTTTAACTCGTACGGGTAAAATGATGCCTACGTGTTCCATTTCTGTCTTGCAGCTAACAACATGAACCTGCCTATTAGCATAGTGTACGTGCCTTCCCATCTCTACCATATGCTGTTTGAGTTATTCAAGGTGAGCACGACCTCTTCTCATACTAATCACTACGTCATTTGCATAATGGGAGCTCAGTGTTGCCATGACAATATTTTCCTTTCCATAGAATGCTATGAGGGCAACAATTGAAAACCATAAAGAAGACACCAATCTTCCACCTATTGAAGTTATGGTAGCTATTGGTGGAGAGGACCTTTCCATCAAGGTCAGTAAATAATCTTTAAAGCTTTTATTCCACTCTCTTCTGAGTTTGGTCTAGCAAATTTATTCTTACCTTTTAATACACTCAGATTCTCATTGTTATTCTTGCATACGATTAGACAAGTGTCATCTGGAATTAAGAGTCCATTAACCCAGTGCCTCAGTAACCCATGCCCGCTCTGAGTGGCTCTCCAGTCACTGCAAACGTATTGACACATTTGTAGCGCTGGGTTTCTCTCACCCTCCCGATCTGCCTGATTCATCCTTTTGTTTGGAGGTTCTGCAGTCATGATTCACTCTCTGTTGCTATGGATTGTCCCACATAAATACCCTATAGATTTGCAGCTTGGAAAACTGTTTAGTCTCACCCTTTCTTCAGTCGATAGTCTCATGTGATAATATAGACTCTTATCCAGGAACATCTGCAGCAGTCATAAAGTCCATGATGCATCTGAACATTCTTTCAGCCCTTAGTCCCATTTGACTCTAAAGTATACAACTGTAGCATGACTGTATACAACTGTAAATGACTGATAATAATACCTACTCATATCACTCAGAGGATGATGGGTTCTCTTTTGGGTCTggctcctctcaaggttttgTTTCTGGGAGTTTATCTTGCCACTGCCACCTCTGGTTTTCTCATTAGGGAGCTAAATATAAATCTGCATCTGGATTTCTGTTTTGTCACAATGCCTGAGAATTGCTGCGCATATCAACTTATTTCAGCACATTACTGGCCTTTTTGCCTGTTTTttccacatatatatatagttaacaTACTGTCTGTTATGTGTCTGGTAACCGTCTGTTATCTGCTCCTTGAAATTATATTTGTGTTGACGATTTATATTTCTTTGTCGCATTTCCCTGTATGCCTGTAGATGAGTGACAGGGGCGGTGGCGTCCCATTCAGGAAGATGGAGAATCTTTTCAGCTACATGTATTCAACAGCCCCGACTCCTCAAATTGGCCAGCATAGAACTCCTCTGGTGAGACACTCTCCtctttacagttttttatttcttaattccTGACAGAAATTTTCACAGTATTTCAAAACCCTAACAGACAGGCTGTGATTAACAGGGAGTGAAATCTGtataataaatgatgtttatatCTCCCATCAGCACTCTGTTAGCTCAGTTATTTACAGCATGTAGTGAATTAGTGCATGGTGTATGGCACTGAATTCCGCTCTTGCTTCGTCAACAGGCTGGCTTCGGTTATGGGCTGCCGATCACTCGCCTCTATGCAAAGTATTTCCAGGGAGACCTCCAGCTGTACTCTATGGAGGGCTATGGCACTGATGCTGTTATTCACCTGAGGGTACGTGTCATTTtgtaaatctaaaatatatttaaaaaaatatacaggcACTTGACAGGCACTTGACAGGGAACTTGTATTCCCTTTGATATCTTCCATGAGTCAACCTTAATCCTTGTGATCGATTCAGAGCTCTTCTGATCtgtttgtgatttttgttttttttttataaccacTAAAACTCAGCCTAGCGGTCCTTTTTTTGcagaaatgaaagtaaaaatcaAGTACACACTGGGATGTTAGgagcaatttttcaaaatgactgcATATTTTCAGCAGATTTGCATCCAGCCAGGATGCGTGACCTCATTACAAcgcacattcagccaaagctgTCTTCACATCCATTTTGGAAATGAGTACATCTGTCACAGAAAGAGattacagaaagagagtgtgttttCACTGGTAATagtgaagaaaagaagaatcctgtgcttgttaTTTTCACCAGTTCGAGTAGTTTTCCACAAAAACTAGCAAGTTTTGAAAAAGCCagagcaaaatcaagcatttttagCTGCAACAATCACAAGGAAACTCTTATTGCAAATCCTGGAGGGATTGACTTAGGTCTGGTAATATGAGCTGCTCAGTGATGAGTTCTGGGATTAGCTCTCTAAATTCCGCTTATGTAATTTGAGATGTGCTCTTCAATCAATTATTATGTATATGCGCTCCTTCGTGGGGATTACTGAATTAATTAACTACAAAATGACTACTGATTCAAAACATTAAACCGCTTATTGAAAGTTTTATTTGGAAACAATTTTTGGACATGATCTCCCTGTAAATTACGAAGAAGGAATGTATGATGTCCATATTGTCATCAAACCAAAAAAGAgatgtatttaaaaagaaaaaacagaattgTTGCCCGCTGAAGTTATTATGCACCAAAAGAGAGTGACTTGGTATTCTGTCTAAGTAGCTCATTTACAAGCCATTTTAATCCTACATAAATACATCCTTAATATATCACGGTCAGTTTGTTCTATGGGAAGCACTTGTTGTGGGGAGCGTGTCTGTGCACATTGAGCTTGGTCAGTAAAACGCAACATGGGCATGGCAAGAACTTGCCTAAGGCTGGCAGAAGCAGCACGTCTCTAAAAAGGCCTTTTGAATACTTTCTGCATTATGTTGTTCCGCATTTGAAACCAAAAACCTGCTTTTAGTTTGGTTTCATCAGAAAACCAGGCACTTCCTGGAGTGTCTCCATGTTTCTGAAAGGATCTCTATTACAATGGGTTATTTCTACTGGTTATTTTATAGAAGGTAAAATTCAGCATAATCTTTCCTGACAGACTGAGAAAAAATCAAAATACCAGAGATACTCCAGTTATAATTACGTTATCTTACCTTATCATAATTTAATCCTGTATGTATCAATAAcatggtggggtttttttttcacctcagGCTTTATCCACTGACTCTGTGGAAAGGCTTCCGGTGTATAACAAGACAGCTCTGCGGAACTACAAAGTGAGCCAGGAAGCAGACGATTGGTGTGTGCCAAGCAGAGAGCCGCTGGACCTGGCAGTATTCCGGCTGGCCAAGTGAAGACCTTCTGCTTGTCTGGAGTCTCCTGgctcaaaataaaaacagtccTCGCATTAGAGTTCTACATGGGGACCAGAGAGAGCAATACGGTGTCTGCTTGAAGCCGGACACTCAACACTCAAGCCTTATGGTGTCTCTCGTTTCACTAGTTAATGCATGTAATGGCTTTACATCTGCACCATAATCAACCCATGAATAGTTTTTTGTGGTTTGCGAAAATCTTTTTTCCACAGTGTTACCTGTAGACCAAGCATGCATAAGTGAGTGTGATAAAATAGCTGAAAACGGTCAATCAAAGATTACAGCGCTCTCTTATTAAAGGTGGAGTATT harbors:
- the pdk2a gene encoding pyruvate dehydrogenase (acetyl-transferring) kinase isozyme 2, mitochondrial; the encoded protein is MKFVRFIMKNSALASVPKHIEHFSKFSPSPLSMKQFLDFGSTNACEKTSFVFLRQELPVRLSNIMKEINLLPDRLLTTPSVQMVHGWYVQSLMEILEFLDKSPTDHRVLGEFVETLVNIRNRHNDVVPTMAQGVIEYKEAFGQDPLTNQNIQYFLDRFYTSRISIRMLINQHTLIFDGATNPVHPNTIGCIDPLCQVADVVKDAYESAKMLCDQYYLSSPDLVLREHNTNNMNLPISIVYVPSHLYHMLFELFKNAMRATIENHKEDTNLPPIEVMVAIGGEDLSIKMSDRGGGVPFRKMENLFSYMYSTAPTPQIGQHRTPLAGFGYGLPITRLYAKYFQGDLQLYSMEGYGTDAVIHLRALSTDSVERLPVYNKTALRNYKVSQEADDWCVPSREPLDLAVFRLAK